One genomic window of Myxococcus virescens includes the following:
- a CDS encoding Ig-like domain-containing protein: MKTLRITPERFSLAVGIGADVTATATFSDGSTRDVTREASWSSTDAVIGTVSSEAGAAPQVRALAKGQTTLRATYSDVSAQARLDVTDATAVSLSIEPKELALAAGLSRQLAATASFSDGTSHGLTSDIIWSSSNEAIAVVSASGLVHAGSPGEATLKARFGTLEATVKATVTSAVVTSVAVTPNDASMARGSTLMLTALATRSDGTTVDVSNEATWSSSDGNIVSLNKRVASGAALGGARVTATFASVSGDTEVTVSEAVALAVSPAASMLIEGHPSQLHAEATLSNGRTQEVTASAAWTSNTTDVAVVSMTASTRGQVTPVGQGSATITATFNGLRGTGQVSVSKLSITSVVPTFQMMEDGVVSFTARITKALPPSTRLRWRVSVIRHNPPADLHLPPTDSPVVGQPVRYFSGAAGEVADQPETWTGGSETDASGAAYMSQESGFELGATELQGADGHTYAFRTRFAIKGDYTFNVELFEVGAGGALARIGDATELRATVGTMRATDASELLIFTASPSAEAQTEEESFPQAFAVRPDGSQFRQITQAPTPFFSPRDVHSEVIRSPDRKSVVWVDGRDKFGGIYFQGLLYIADADGSRVRRLTQADSSLCGERMPEYSPDGQWISFMRSCARDPYPGRDGLEFTFIIRADGTDERRVLISGINDMPAPVPIWPLVFSSFSRDGKTLYTVQYAMKGAQLWAFSLEDGSARSIINFSVPGQEMASIVRFPMELPNGDLLYHYWNEDVWSDTWLERIRPDGTGREIVRPVMRGSRGELLQSLFTLSPDGTKVAYTERDPVTGINTLMVSNIDGSEAVSMGNPPAYFVRRIFWAR; the protein is encoded by the coding sequence GTGAAGACCCTGCGGATTACGCCCGAGCGCTTCTCGCTCGCCGTGGGCATCGGCGCGGACGTCACCGCGACCGCCACCTTCTCAGATGGCAGCACGCGGGACGTCACGCGCGAGGCTTCGTGGTCCTCGACGGATGCCGTCATCGGTACGGTGTCCTCCGAGGCGGGCGCCGCGCCCCAGGTGCGCGCGCTGGCCAAGGGACAGACGACGCTGCGCGCGACCTACTCCGACGTCTCCGCGCAGGCGCGGCTCGACGTGACGGACGCCACGGCGGTCTCGCTGTCCATCGAGCCGAAGGAGCTGGCGCTCGCCGCGGGCCTCTCGCGGCAGCTCGCCGCCACGGCCTCCTTCTCGGATGGCACGTCGCACGGGCTCACCAGCGACATCATCTGGTCCTCCTCCAACGAGGCGATTGCCGTGGTCTCCGCGAGCGGCCTGGTTCACGCCGGTTCGCCCGGCGAGGCCACCCTCAAGGCCCGGTTCGGCACGCTGGAGGCCACCGTCAAGGCGACCGTCACCTCGGCCGTCGTGACGTCGGTGGCGGTGACTCCGAATGACGCCTCGATGGCCCGGGGCAGCACGCTGATGTTGACCGCCCTGGCGACCCGTTCGGATGGCACGACGGTGGACGTCTCCAATGAGGCCACCTGGAGCTCCAGTGACGGGAACATCGTGTCGCTGAACAAGCGCGTCGCGAGCGGCGCCGCGCTGGGTGGGGCCCGGGTCACCGCGACCTTCGCGAGCGTGAGTGGCGACACCGAGGTGACGGTGTCCGAGGCCGTCGCGCTCGCCGTCTCGCCGGCGGCGAGCATGCTGATTGAAGGCCACCCGAGCCAGCTCCACGCCGAGGCCACGCTGTCCAACGGCCGGACCCAGGAGGTCACCGCGAGCGCCGCCTGGACGAGCAACACGACGGACGTGGCCGTGGTCTCCATGACCGCGTCCACGCGTGGGCAGGTGACGCCGGTAGGGCAGGGCTCCGCCACCATCACCGCGACCTTCAACGGACTTCGCGGTACCGGCCAGGTGAGCGTGTCGAAGCTGAGCATCACCAGCGTCGTCCCGACGTTCCAGATGATGGAGGATGGGGTGGTCTCCTTCACGGCGCGGATCACCAAGGCCCTGCCGCCCTCCACGCGGCTGCGGTGGCGCGTGTCGGTGATTCGTCACAACCCGCCGGCCGATCTCCACCTGCCTCCCACCGACAGCCCCGTGGTGGGCCAGCCGGTGCGCTACTTCTCGGGCGCCGCGGGTGAGGTGGCCGACCAGCCGGAGACGTGGACGGGCGGCTCGGAGACCGACGCGAGCGGCGCGGCGTACATGAGCCAGGAGTCGGGCTTCGAGCTGGGGGCGACTGAGCTTCAGGGCGCCGACGGCCACACGTACGCCTTCCGCACGCGGTTCGCCATCAAGGGCGACTACACGTTCAACGTCGAGCTGTTCGAGGTCGGCGCCGGGGGTGCGCTGGCTCGAATCGGCGACGCCACGGAGCTGCGCGCCACCGTGGGGACGATGCGCGCGACGGATGCCTCCGAGCTGCTGATCTTCACCGCTTCTCCCTCGGCGGAGGCCCAGACGGAGGAGGAGTCCTTCCCGCAGGCGTTCGCCGTGCGACCGGATGGCTCCCAGTTCCGTCAAATCACCCAGGCGCCCACGCCGTTCTTCTCTCCGCGAGACGTCCACTCGGAGGTGATTCGTTCGCCGGACCGCAAGTCGGTGGTCTGGGTGGACGGGCGAGACAAGTTCGGGGGCATCTACTTCCAGGGGCTCCTCTACATCGCGGACGCGGACGGCAGCCGGGTGCGGCGCCTCACCCAGGCGGACTCGTCGCTGTGCGGAGAGCGCATGCCGGAGTACTCGCCGGATGGGCAGTGGATTTCGTTCATGCGGTCGTGCGCGCGAGACCCGTACCCGGGCCGTGATGGCCTCGAGTTCACCTTCATCATCCGCGCTGACGGGACGGACGAGCGGCGCGTCCTCATCAGTGGCATCAACGACATGCCGGCGCCCGTCCCCATCTGGCCGCTGGTCTTCTCCTCCTTCTCGCGCGACGGCAAGACGCTCTACACGGTGCAGTACGCGATGAAGGGCGCCCAGCTCTGGGCCTTCTCGCTGGAGGATGGGAGCGCGCGCTCCATCATCAACTTCTCCGTCCCGGGACAGGAGATGGCCTCCATCGTGCGGTTCCCGATGGAGCTGCCCAACGGCGACCTGCTGTACCACTACTGGAACGAGGACGTGTGGTCGGACACGTGGCTGGAGCGCATCCGGCCCGACGGCACGGGCCGCGAAATCGTGCGGCCCGTCATGCGCGGCAGCAGGGGCGAGTTGCTCCAGTCCCTCTTCACGCTCTCTCCCGATGGCACGAAGGTCGCCTACACCGAGCGGGACCCGGTGACGGGAATCAACACCCTCATGGTGTCCAACATCGACGGCTCGGAAGCCGTCTCCATGGGGAACCCTCCGGCCTACTTCGTGCGGCGCATCTTCTGGGCTCGCTAG